The proteins below come from a single Lates calcarifer isolate ASB-BC8 linkage group LG11, TLL_Latcal_v3, whole genome shotgun sequence genomic window:
- the LOC108877615 gene encoding LOW QUALITY PROTEIN: inward rectifier potassium channel 4 (The sequence of the model RefSeq protein was modified relative to this genomic sequence to represent the inferred CDS: inserted 2 bases in 1 codon), which yields MNNYNGKILTRGSNQVRSRFVKKNGQCNVVFTNMEDKRQRFLADIFTTCVDIRWRYLLLIFCTSFMVSWLFFGIIFYTVSLAHGDFEEHPSVKGDGLAVEGLHGPASGHTTFGQPQRMPCILHVQGFVGALLFSMETQTTIGYGWRCVTEECPVAVITVVIQSIVGCIIDSFMIGTIMAKMARPKKRNQTLMFSKNAVIAMRDGKLCLMWRVGNLRKSHIVEAHVRAQLIRSYVTVEGEFIPLEQMDLNVGYDEGTDRLFLVSPLVIVHEIDKDSPLYSISRADLETDHFEIVVILEGMVEATAMTTQFRSSYLAREIFWGHRFEPVIYEDRDRYKVDYARFHNTYEVPSTPHLSAKELXTRLRAGPLLLLLLSPRVDLRKT from the exons ATGAACAACTACAACGGGAAGATTCTCACAAGGGGCTCCAACCAAGTACGGAGCCGATTTGTAAAGAAAAATGGACAATGTAATGTTGTTTTCACCAACATGGAGGACAAGAGGCAACGCTTCTTAGCAGACATCTTCACCACCTGCGTGGATATCCGCTGGAGATACCTGCTGCTTATATTCTGCACCAGCTTTATGGTGTCCTGGCTTTTCTTTGGCATTATCTTTTACACTGTCTCCCTGGCACATGGGGACTTTGAGGAGCATCCATCGGTGAAGGGTGATGGACTGGCGGTGGAGGGGTTGCATGGACCCGCCTCTGGACACACAACTTTTGGGCAGCCTCAAAGGATGCCCTGCATACTTCATGTCCAGGGATTTGTTGGGGCACTCCTCTTCTCCATGGAGACCCAGACCACTATTGGTTATGGCTGGCGCTGTGTGACCGAGGAGTGCCCTGTCGCTGTGATAACAGTGGTGATCCAGTCCATTGTAGGCTGTATCATTGACTCTTTCATGATTGGCACCATCATGGCTAAGATGGCACGGCCAAAGAAGAGGAACCAGACCCTCATGTTCTCCAAAAATGCTGTCATTGCCATGCGCGATGGCAAGCTGTGCCTCATGTGGAGGGTGGGCAACCTGCGGAAGAGCCACATTGTCGAGGCTCATGTTCGTGCCCAGCTCATACGGTCATACGTCACAGTTGAGGGTGAGTTTATCCCCCTGGAGCAGATGGACCTCAATGTAGGCTATGACGAGGGTACAGACAGGCTGTTTCTAGTATCCCCACTGGTTATAGTCCATGAGATAGATAAAGACAGCCCCTTGTATAGTATAAGCCGAGCTGATCTGGAGACAGATCACTTTGAGATTGTTGTGATCCTGGAGGGGATGGTGGAGGCCACGGCTATGACCACACAGTTCCGTAGCTCCTATCTTGCCAGAGAGATCTTCTGGGGTCACAGGTTTGAGCCTGTGATCTATGAGGACCGAGACCGTTACAAGGTAGACTATGCTCGCTTCCACAACACCTATGAGGTGCCGTCAACGCCTCACCTCAGCGCCAAAGAGCT GACGAGGCTGCGAGCCGGGCCtcttctgctgcttctcctgtCTCCGCGTGTAGATCTACGCAAGACTTGA
- the kdelr3 gene encoding ER lumen protein-retaining receptor 3, whose translation MNVFRLAGDVSHLVAIIILLLKIWRSRSCAGISGKSQVLFALVFTTRYLDLFTVFISAYNTVMKVVFLALSYATVYLIYMRFRNTYDSENDTFRVEFLLVPVIGLSFLENYAFTPMEVLWTFSIFLEAVAIMPQLFMITKTGEAESITTHYLFFLGLYRALYIANWVWRYHTEGFFDQIAVVSGVVQTIFYCDFFYLYVTRVLRGKGKMTLPMPV comes from the exons atgaacGTCTTTCGTTTGGCGGGTGACGTGTCACATCTGGTGGCTATCATTATCCTGTTGCTGAAGATATGGAGGTCCAGGTCCTGTGCGG GTATCTCTGGGAAGTCTCAGGTGCTGTTTGCACTTGTTTTCACCACCAGGTACCTTGACTTGTTCACAGTCTTCATCTCTGCCTATAATACGGTCATGAAG GTGGTGTTCCTGGCTCTGTCCTATGCCACTGTGTACCTGATCTACATGCGCTTCAGGAACACGTACGACTCGGAGAATGACACGTTCCGTGTGGAGTTCCTGTTAGTGCCTGTCATCGGACTGTCCTTCCTGGAGAACTATGCTTTCACCCCAATGGAG GTCCTTTGGACGTTTTCCATCTTCCTGGAGGCGGTGGCCATAATGCCGCAACTCTTCATGATCACCAAGACTGGCGAAGCAGAGTCCATCACCACCCACTACCTGTTCTTCCTGGGCCTCTACCGAGCCCTCTACATAGCCAACTGGGTGTGGCGTTATCACACAGAGGGCTTCTTTGACCAGATCGCCGTGGTGTCTGGCGTTGTCCAAACCATTTTCTACTGTGATTTCTTCTACCTTTATGTCACAAGGG TGCTTCGAGGAAAAGGGAAGATGACTCTGCCGATGCCCGTTTAG
- the LOC108877616 gene encoding GTPase IMAP family member 9, whose product MSSSENAASREVCEESPPPSEAEPLRVVLLGRTGTGRSSSGNTILGRSAFWVDISPCSVTTQCKRQTGTVNGRSISLIDTPGFFNTHLPPEELMAEVGRCVVLSSPGPHAFLVTLRPDRFTQEERDTLEWIKATFGPEATRYIVVLFTWGDQLQGKCIKDFLEESDELLEFVNSCHGGYHLFDNSEQDKTECTQQVAQLLEKVDKIVADNGGGCYSNEMFKEAEKAIREAQERILAEKGEKVESPLKEPEGTEEQGPELERRRRREEEERRREEEEARKRAERLFWCELATALGKGAAEGAGIMGKDKGKGKAVKKVKVVEKAAALAASPLSIKSAAKVVGGAVREGGKVLYKHRKTFLH is encoded by the exons atgTCATCATCTGAAAATGCTGCGTCACGTGAAG TCTGTGAAGAATCACCCCCTCCGTCAGAGGCTGAACCCCTGAGGGTAGTTCTGTTGGGGAGGACGGGAACAGGCAGAAGCTCTTCAGGCAACACCATCTTGGGAAGGTCTGCTTTCTGGGTGGACATCTCTCCCTGTTCGGTCACCACACAATGCAAGAGACAGACTGGGACAGTAAATGGCCGTAGCATCTCCCTGATCGACACTCCGGGGTTCTTCAACACTCATCTACCCCCTGAGGAGTTAATGGCAGAGGTGGGACGGTGTGTTGTCCTGTCCTCTCCGGGACCCCACGCTTTCTTGGTGACCCTGCGGCCCGACAGGTtcacacaggaggagagggacacCTTGGAGTGGATCAAGGCCACATTTGGGCCTGAAGCCACCAGGTACATTGTAGTTCTGTTCACTTGGGGAGACCAGCTGCAGGGAAAATGCATCAAGGACTTCCTGGAGGAGAGTGATGAGCTGTTGGAGTTCGTCAACAGCTGCCACGGAGGATATCACTTGTTTGATAACAGTGAACAGGACAAGACAGAGTGCACACAGCAGGTCGCACAGCTTCTGGAGAAGGTAGACAAGATTGTGGCAGACAATGGAGGCGGTTGCTATAGCAATGAGATGTTCAAGGAGGCCGAGAAGGCCATCAGGGAGGCACAAGAGAGGATTCTGgcagaaaaaggagaaaaggtgGAGTCCCCTCTGAAGGAGCCTGAAGGCACGGAAGAGCAAGGACCAGagttagagaggaggaggaggagggaagaggaggagagaaggagggaggaggaagaggccaGGAAGAGGGCAGAGAGGCTCTTCTGGTGCGAGCTGGCCACTGCGCTGGGGAAAGGTGCTGCGGAGGGGGCAGGGATCATGGGGAAGGACAAGGGGAAAGGGAAAGCCGTGAAGAAGGTGAAAGTGGTGGAGAAGGCGGCAGCTCTGGCAGCGTCGCCGCTCTCCATCAAATCTGCTGCGAAAGTGGTGGGAGGGGctgtgagagagggaggtaaAGTGTTATACAAACACCGAAAAACATTCCTGCACTGA